A single Ignavibacteriales bacterium DNA region contains:
- the tnpA gene encoding IS200/IS605 family transposase yields the protein MANTYTQLYIHIIFATKTRMGVISPQWQEDLYKYISGIIKNRKQKLYIINGMTDHIHILVSMSPDLSVSDLVRDVKAVSSKYINENKLVAGRFEWQRGFGAFSVSPSKLESVIDYIKDQEEHHRIKSFREEYEWLLKAHAVDYDPRYIIDSEE from the coding sequence ATGGCAAACACATATACGCAACTCTACATTCATATTATCTTTGCAACAAAAACACGCATGGGTGTAATTTCGCCGCAATGGCAAGAAGATTTATACAAATACATTTCTGGTATTATTAAGAACCGGAAGCAAAAGTTATACATTATTAACGGAATGACGGATCATATCCATATACTGGTCAGTATGTCTCCAGACCTTTCGGTTTCGGATTTGGTCAGAGATGTTAAAGCAGTCTCGTCTAAATATATTAATGAAAATAAGCTTGTTGCAGGCCGTTTTGAATGGCAGCGGGGATTTGGGGCGTTTTCGGTGAGTCCATCCAAGCTGGAGTCGGTAATTGATTATATAAAGGATCAGGAAGAGCATCATCGGATAAAGTCATTCAGAGAGGAATATGAATGGCTGTTGAAAGCGCATGCAGTTGATTATGATCCGCGGTATATAATTGATTCTGAGGAATAG